A DNA window from Enoplosus armatus isolate fEnoArm2 chromosome 9, fEnoArm2.hap1, whole genome shotgun sequence contains the following coding sequences:
- the tmem147 gene encoding BOS complex subunit TMEM147 yields the protein MTLFHFGNCFALAYFPYFITYKCSGLSEYNAFWRCVQAGATYLFVQLCKMLFLATFFPTWEGGAGVYDFVGEFMKATVDLADLLGLHLVMSRNAGKGEYKIMVAAMGWATAELVMSRCLPLWVGARGIEFDWKYIQMSFDSNISLIHYIAMAAVVWMFTRYDLPKSFRLPVTVLLALCVYKAFLMELFVHVFLLGSWTVLLVKAVLTGAISLCSLFLFVTLVHSN from the exons ATGACACTGTTTCACTTCGGAAACTGCTTTGCCCTGGCCTATTTCCCTTACTTTATAACATACAAGTGCAGTGGCCT TTCAGAGTACAATGCCTTCTGGAGATGTGTCCAGGCTGGAGCAACCTACCTGTTTGTCCAACTCTGTAAG atgctgttcCTAGCTACATTTTTCCCCACGTGGGAAGGAGGAGCTGGAGTTTATGACTTTGTAGGG gaaTTCATGAAGGCAACAGTGGACCTGGCAGACCTTTTGGGCCTCCATCTTGTGATGTCTCGTAATGCTGGTAAAGGAGAGTACAAGATCATGGTGGCTGCCATGGGCTGGGCAACAGCAGAACTTGTGATGTCCAG GTGTCTTCCTCTGTGGGTGGGAGCCAGAGGGATTGAGTTTGACTGGAAATACATTCAGATGAGCTTTGACTCTAACATTAGTTTG ATCCATTATATTGCCATGGCAGCAGTGGTGTGGATGTTCACACGATATGACCTTCCAAAGAGCTTCAGGCTTCCTGTTACTGTGCTGCTGGCTCTCTGTGTCTACAAGGCCTTCTTAATGGA GTTGTTTGTCCATGTCTTCCTGTTGGGCAGCTGGACAGTGTTGTTGGTGAAAGCCGTGCTGACCGgtgccatc
- the gapdhs gene encoding glyceraldehyde-3-phosphate dehydrogenase 2 has protein sequence MSDLCVGINGFGRIGRLVLRACLQKGIKVVAVNDPFIDLQYMVYMFKYDSTHGRYHGEVSQEDGKLIVDGNAISVFQCMKPAEIPWGSAGAKYVVESTGVFLSVEKASSHLQGGAKRVVVSAPSPDAPMFVMGVNEDKYDPSSMTIVSNASCTTNCLAPLAKVIHDNFGIEEALMTTVHAYTATQKTVDGPSAKAWRDGRGAHQNIIPASTGAAKAVGKVIPELNGKLTGMAFRVPVADVSVVDLTCRLSKPASYAEIKEACKKAAHGPMKGVLGYTEDQVVSSDFIGDTHSSIFDAGAGISLNDNFVKLISWYDNEFGYSHRVADLLMYMHSKE, from the exons CTTCGGTCGTATTGGCCGTCTGGTGTTGAGGGCTTGCCTTCAGAAAGGCATCAAGGTTGTGGCCGTCAATGACCCCTTCATTGACCTGCAGTACATG GTCTACATGTTCAAGTATGACTCCACCCACGGCCGCTACCATGGTGAGGTCTCCCAAGAGGATGGCAAGCTCATCGTCGACGGCAACGCCATCTCTGTCTTCCAGTG TATGAAGCCAGCAGAGATCCCCTGGGGCAGTGCTGGAGCCAAGTATGTTGTCGAGTCCACTGGAGTCTTCCTCAGTGTCGAGAAGGCCTCc TCTCACCTCCAGGGTGGAGCTAAGCGCGTGGTTGTGTCCGCTCCCTCACCTGATGCACCCATGTTTGTCATGGGAGTTAACGAGGACAAATATGACCCCTCCTCCATGACCATCGTCAG CAATGCCTCCTGCACCACCAACTGCCTGGCCCCCCTGGCTAAAGTCATCCATGATAACTTTGGCATTGAGGAGGCTCTCATG ACTACAGTCCATGCATACACAGCCACCCAGAAGACAGTGGATGGTCCCAGCGCCAAGGCCTGGCGTGATGGCCGCGGTGCCCACCAGAACATCATCCCAGCCTCCACTGGTGCCGCCAAGGCAGTGGGCAAAGTCATCCCCGAACTCAACGG CAAGCTGACAGGCATGGCGTTCAGGGTGCCAGTGGCTGATGTGTCGGTGGTGGACCTGACATGCCGTCTGTCCAAGCCTGCATCTTATGCTGAGATTAAGGAAGCCTGCAAGAAGGCTGCACATGGGCCCATGAAGGGAGTGCTGGGTTACACCGAGGACCAG GTGGTGTCCTCTGACTTCATCGGTGACACCCACTCCTCCATCTTTGATGCTGGCGCCGGCATCTCCCTCAACGACAACTTCGTCAAGCTCATTTCCTG gTATGATAATGAGTTCGGATACAGCCACCGTGTCGCTGACCTGCTGATGTACATGCACTCCAAGGAGTAG